Proteins encoded in a region of the Syngnathus typhle isolate RoL2023-S1 ecotype Sweden linkage group LG20, RoL_Styp_1.0, whole genome shotgun sequence genome:
- the hivep1 gene encoding zinc finger protein 40 isoform X1 codes for MPRTKQNNPKNLKDKIQEAQKELKKPTSSRKGLAESSGQIEDSVKGLKRKKLVAENKQKKIPKSPVKKPLQLKTPQSAEGEPPEETTPCSPAPDSPSRLNPPKSLNGKKESQDAQPSEPSPDKGEPVTDHERLKQEDPKSTSHSPTHDDEEASLKVESNACSFEKDPYHTSAPLDVLLKAMEPDMLTLTERKGTFQVTATAKGTSTLQASAELSNMPAVNIGGLHPQSSPMQTYYIDKQGNFIGIAAPVQENVQATQGDPLQSLSFANQHFIPVVSNPEKPRLHMSFNTGLSTITHAPAPSGSNALPKSQPPIVHTCQSLSASVPSTIQVPVTPGNNHVQITTVMNFGSEQVSKDQKPKKPGKYVCEYCNRACAKPSVLLKHIRSHTGERPYPCVTCGFSFKTKSNLYKHKKSHAHAIKLGLIARSESGGALLSQDSDKALGTHSEVEESGDSDDDVSTVDLDPDSSQSSAAALSENSLQSSGANHGEMDSTADKSAQRGHEPKVTAVLPKVVVYPVNVSPLRADSPRVTGAAPEQTASQRQRDFSNVNLRSNITVLSSLKEVVSTSPSLDTVSEDEDQRCKSPLLSGHAELQRQQATDFSQQQQAKCLLSPRSLGSTDSGYFSRSESADQAMSPPSPFVKITPPSEIDLLKKDSPHVPPVVATIMHVAVEQKSQAKEGQMRPPLETKTLSLEERISKLISDNEAVVDNKQLDSVKPRRTSLSRRGSIDSPKSYIFKDSFQFDLKPIGRRSSSSSDIPKSPFTPTDKSKPVFLLSVPSQYSPMDCLPITRSNSMPTTPGHSALPLNIAHLPHNLRICHSFEEKSSIHDDVFSSAPSTPNPAIHSRTLVRQAAVEDISTGDGHRLPSVRSMDDGYHGANNSTEMMQRSRSFEHSQERQRKLQQNKGTMYECETCRNRYRKLENFETHKKFYCSELHGPKNKPPVVKETDQDVFHSNMQTNLVSRPTIGPGSVEQQTSFRKRRKMKSVGDEDDQSPTDTNPPCSVSFDSGRLLATFGNPTFPQHAVMVDIQPKNNQPKLPQIQLVARGTGASDSRLSPIRETQSSTTAKTEMQRQGSGTSVIRHTNSLSRPSSFETDSTDRSSPLDSREKDVLKSKADVTATDLEKLPSKTIEADSRNQRAESTAAVPGENPTPAQQCRLVRQNNIQVPEILVTEEPDREHETQPSEQTEKPTDQFSWPQRSESLSKLPAEKLPPKKKRIRLAQMEHSSGESSFESSLSRSLSRDSTLSHCSSISTSFDREEPSRSESPSGAECVSRIAEPQGQPKVFSTLGVPGVMRRAASEQITCTQPSVEISCDYRSKSFDCGNSSPGRGQSPVGHPKSGPISQGAQVPLIERRRGPLVRQMSLKICPDNQQSVRKAVINLDKTAIANSLNQNRPQIQLVNRFTAAQPFVIHPGELPLQGNEQMVQSIHLGCPTQQPQVHGLPHPWHQTSRVQVCQKLQQPLSQILIGSKNTLNKEDSQSLVPKYQMQYPTQRPSQTFSFSNAQEPVLAMPLPNPILGLSKSSHVYPNQAGLYSDFEKKSVDGAQSQAGAIPLPQILITHEQMHTAHSVSSKSNLPVVDAETHAAPIVKKDRTPIGSPQSKTVERPSSLGSLHCTQKLASVTLCPQQEPIASSKRMLSPANSLDIYMEKHQKRAKDENGAVCLTDGRSVNYLNSTLSEVTRQRKLTLVRQVCTTEPADSPIETEAPPLPAVKTDTEKDLDDVKPMSPDSTGLEKNTVIPEEAHLVLVPSLPGRQVVSMPSSHSQKPQKVEELRWNPIKSPIRPASFHGGQVKLATSVSVVNTKDSHRLSFPSLKTTTTFTWCFLMKRKQLHTLQTDLKTSAYAAWAVNPNNPNPLRLPTKVVMSLLDSKQSSKKIHYTSAIKTSGKSDILSYSGKLKDVMPRVPVTQKSRSVETRSKTEAHSSNESDKEPTSKTEPRRIKIFDGGYKSNEEYVYVRGRGRGKYICEECGIRCKKPSMLRKHIRTHSDVRPYHCTHCNFSFKTKGNLTKHMKSKAHSKKCMEMGVPVGLSEDQDAEDSGDRSQVSSVDRQDSDGDDSDVPDEEENEDEEEEDSQAESGLSTNPSVSTSPQHIPSKESEVPPSALLAQMSISSLAPESLTSDSVLIMNPLPLSAQYSISGYCPSSTPLCSFLPPVVTNAESNCSDTESVHMMSPVSPCRQMSIDYPDVDVPLTPPVTGTGFRPCQELSSATHPLVKTESGMPVDRSTQTSTSQSPTHAPLQAPRLETPTHLFSHLPLHSQQPFRSPYSMVPVGGIQLVPAGLAAYSTFVPIQAGPVQLTIPAVSVIHRNTSPSTAPNSSPRPEGLQPQPLVIQEPIGNMVPCFPIRQVTDLQCQSVGLETLSLMGLTNTGLASSQMLPQQGVALQVLAASPTSQSSTSTQTHIPGLQIVNIALPAIIPTLSPLPSRSPLPWSSDRQGSPDGLGTQSSQSPSSARTATPQPGSFSVRSSPELNSGNAAEVTQTSEKVEREKSSQQHAAPQSPAHGLVGVATPKRGDDDAPKKGTLVSSRQKIIDDEVSSDDEDRLVIAT; via the exons ATAAAATCCAAGAGGCCCAGAAAGAGCTGAAAAAACCCACAAGCTCAAGGAAAG GTTTAGCTGAAAGCAGTGGACAAATTGAAGATAGCGTCAAAGgcttgaagagaaaaaaacttGTTGCCGAGAACAAGCAAAAGAAAATCCCCAAGTCGCCAGTCAAGAAACCACTGCAGTTAAAAACTCCCCAAAGTGCGGAAGGAGAACCCCCCGAGGAAACGACACCTTGCTCCCCGGCTCCCGACAGTCCTTCTCGACTCAATCCTCCCAAATCATTGAATGGGAAAAAGGAGTCACAGGATGCTCAGCCGAGCGAACCGTCCCCTGACAAAGGGGAACCTGTCACTGACCATGAAAGGCTGAAGCAAGAGGACCCCAAGTCAACGTCACACAGCCCAACCCACGACGATGAGGAGGCTTCTCTAAAAGTGGAGAGCAACGCCTGCAGCTTTGAGAAAGATCCCTACCACACCAGCGCTCCGCTTGATGTCCTCCTGAAGGCGATGGAGCCTGACATGCTGACACTTACAGAGAGGAAAGGGACCTTTCAAGTCACAGCCACTGCAAAAGGAACTTCTACTCTTCAAGCCTCGGCTGAATTATCAAACATGCCAGCTGTTAATATCGGTGGTCTCCATCCGCAATCGTCTCCTATGCAGACATATTATATTGACAAACAGGGTAATTTTATTGGCATTGCAGCACCGGTACAGGAAAATGTCCAGGCAACACAGGGTGACCCTTTGCAATCGTTATCGTTTGCAAATCAACATTTTATTCCCGTCGTATCTAATCCGGAAAAGCCGAGGCTTCACATGAGTTTTAATACCGGATTGTCGACGATAACTCACGCGCCGGCTCCCTCGGGCTCAAATGCTTTGCCAAAAAGCCAACCCCCAATTGTGCACACCTGCCAGTCACTCTCGGCAAGTGTCCCCAGCACTATTCAGGTTCCAGTTACACCTGGTAACAACCACGTTCAGATTACAACAGTCATGAACTTTGGGTCCGAGCAGGTTTCCAAGGACCAAAAACCGAAGAAGCCGGGGAAATATGTTTGTGAATACTGCAACCGGGCATGTGCAAAACCCAGCGTGCTCCTCAAACATATCAGGTCTCACACAGGAGAAAGACCATACCCTTGTGTCACTTGTGGCTTTTCCTTCAAAACCAAGAGCAACTTGTATAAGCACAAGAAATCCCATGCTCACGCCATAAAACTTGGTCTCATCGCACGCTCGGAATCAGGAGGCGCATTGCTATCGCAAGATTCTGACAAAGCCCTCGGAACGCACtcggaggtggaggagagcggcGACAGCGACGACGACGTAAGTACCGTCGATCTAGATCCGGATTCGTCGCAAAGCAGCGCGGCGGCCTTGTCGGAAAACAGCCTCCAGAGTTCTGGTGCGAACCACGGAGAAATGGACTCAACTGCCGACAAATCAGCTCAAAGAGGTCACGAACCCAAAGTGACAGCTGTGCTCCCAAAAGTTGTCGTGTACCCCGTAAACGTTTCGCCTCTGAGGGCAGATAGTCCACGAGTTACGGGCGCAGCACCCGAACAAACGGCTTCGCAACGGCAACGAGATTTCTCAAATGTTAATCTGAGATCGAATATCACGGTCTTGTCATCTCTAAAAGAAGTCGTTAGTACGAGTCCCTCGCTGGATACTGTGAGCGAAGACGAAGACCAACGCTGCAAGTCTCCACTTTTAAGCGGACACGCTGAACTCCAAAGGCAACAAGCGACCGACTTTTCCCAACAGCAACAAGCCAAGTGTCTACTCAGCCCCCGTAGTTTGGGAAGTACCGATTCCGGCTACTTCTCTCGCTCGGAAAGCGCTGACCAGGCGatgagtccaccgagtccgttTGTCAAGATCACGCCACCTAGTGAAATTGACCTACTTAAAAAGGATAGTCCTCATGTCCCCCCGGTTGTTGCGACAATAATGCATGTGGCAGTGGAGCAGAAGTCCCAAGCAAAAGAGGGACAGATGCGACCCCCGCTAGAAACCAAAACCCTTTCTCTTGAAGAACGAATCTCAAAGCTCATATCTGATAATGAGGCGGTGGTAGACAACAAGCAACTGGACAGTGTTAAACCAAGACGGACGTCTCTGTCGAGGAGAGGTAGCATCGACTCTCCCAAATCCTACATCTTTAAAGATTCCTTTCAGTTTGACCTGAAACCAATCGGAAGAAGGTCCAGTTCCAGTTCAGACATCCCCAAGTCGCCGTTCACTCCCACCGACAAATCCAAGCCGGTTTTTCTTCTCTCCGTACCTTCTCAATACTCCCCGATGGATTGTTTGCCGATAACGAGGAGTAACTCGATGCCGACGACGCCGGGTCACTCCGCTCTTCCGCTCAATATCGCCCACCTGCCCCACAATTTACGAATTTGTCATTCATTTGAGGAAAAAAGTTCAATTCATGACGATGTCTTTTCGTCCGCACCGTCGACCCCCAATCCGGCGATACATTCTCGGACTTTGGTCCGACAAGCTGCAGTGGAGGATATTTCCACCGGCGACGGGCACAGACTTCCCAGCGTTCGCTCCATGGATGACGGATATCACGGTGCGAATAACAGCACGGAAATGATGCAAAGAAGTCGATCTTTTGAGCACAGTCAGGAAAGACAACGAAAACTTCAGCAAAATAAAGGCACCATGTACGAGTGCGAAACGTGTCGAAACCGTTACAGAAAGCTGGAGAATTTTGAAACGCACAAGAAGTTTTACTGCTCCGAACTTCACGGGCCAAAAAATAAGCCTCCCGTTGTGAAAGAAACAGATCAAGATGTCTTTCATAGCAACATGCAAACAAATTTAGTTTCTAGGCCAACAATCGGCCCCGGATCAGTCGAACAACAGACGTCGTTCCGAAAGAGAAGGAAAATGAAAAGTGTGGGAGATGAAGATGATCAGTCGCCGACCGACACAAATCCACCTTGCTCCGTTAGTTTCGATTCAGGTCGGTTACTGGCGACCTTTGGAAATCCCACATTCCCCCAGCACGCCGTCATGGTTGACATCCAACCCAAAAACAACCAACCGAAGCTACCTCAAATTCAACTCGTAGCACGGGGTACGGGCGCTTCCGATTCGAGACTCTCGCCCATTCGAGAGACTCAGAGCAGCACCACGGCGAAAACCGAAATGCAGAGGCAAGGCAGCGGCACTTCAGTCATCCGACACACCAACTCTCTGAGTAGACCGAGTTCATTTGAAACCGACTCTACAGATCGGAGTTCTCCGTTGGACAGTAGAGAAAAAGACGTTCTGAAATCCAAAGCAGATGTAACGGCAACTGATCTTGAAAAGTTACCAAGCAAAACCATCGAAGCCGATTCGAGGAATCAAAGGGCCGAGAGTACCGCGGCAGTACCGGGAGAAAACCCGACTCCAGCTCAACAGTGTCGTCTGGTACGTCAAAACAACATCCAGGTTCCGGAAATTCTGGTCACCGAAGAGCCCGACAGAGAACATGAAACGCAACCTTCGGAGCAGACGGAAAAGCCGACGGATCAATTCAGCTGGCCGCAAAGAAGCGAGAGTTTGTCCAAGCTACCGGCGGAGAAACTTCCaccgaaaaagaaaagaatccgTCTCGCTCAAATGGAGCACTCGTCAGGCGAATCGAGTTTCGAGTCCAGCCTCTCGCGAAGCCTGAGCCGAGACAGTACTCTCTCGCACTGTTCCagcatatcaacctcttttgACAGAGAAGAACCGTCAAGATCAGAGAGTCCCTCAGGAGCGGAGTGCGTCAGCAGAATTGCAGAGCCGCAAGGTCAGCCCAAAGTCTTCAGCACGCTCGGTGTACCGGGAGTGATGCGTCGTGCGGCGTCCGAGCAGATCACTTGTACTCAACCCTCAGTGGAAATTTCATGTGACTACCGGAGCAAGTCTTTTGACTGTGGCAATTCCTCTCCCGGGAGAGGTCAGTCACCAGTCGGTCACCCCAAAAGTGGACCAATCAGTCAAGGTGCCCAGGTCCCACTTATTGAAAGGAGGCGTGGGCCATTAGTTCGCCAAATGTCTCTAAAGATCTGCCCAGATAATCAGCAGTCTGTTCGAAAAGCTGTCATCAATCTCGACAAAACTGCAATCGCAAACTCTCTGAACCAAAACAGACCCCAAATTCAACTTGTCAACCGATTTACTGCGGCCCAGCCTTTCGTCATCCATCCTGGAGAATTACCCCTGCAAGGAAATGAACAAATGGTCCAAAGTATACATCTGGGCTGCCCGACACAGCAGCCCCAAGTCCATGGCCTTCCTCATCCTTGGCACCAAACATCTAGAGTTCAAGTATGCCAAAAGCTACAGCAACCCCTGAGCCAGATTTTAATCGGAAGTAAGAATACCCTAAACAAGGAAGACAGTCAAAGCCTTGTGCCTAAATATCAAATGCAGTATCCTACTCAAAGGCCAAGTCAAACATTTTCCTTCTCCAATGCACAAGAACCAGTTTTAGCAATGCCTCTTCCCAATCCCATTTTAGGCCTTTCAAAATCTTCACACGTCTATCCGAATCAGGCCGGTCTTTATTCGGACTTTGAGAAAAAATCCGTAGACGGCGCTCAAAGCCAAGCCGGCGCTATCCCGTTACCCCAGATCCTGATAACCCACGAGCAGATGCACACCGCTCACTCCGTCTCCAGTAAGAGCAACCTTCCGGTCGTAGATGCTGAAACTCACGCGGCACCAATCGTAAAGAAAGATCGGACTCCAATCGGTAGTCCCCAAAGTAAAACGGTCGAAAGGCCGTCATCTCTTGGTTCTTTACATTGCACGCAGAAATTGGCATCGGTGACTCTATGCCCGCAACAGGAACCCATCGCTTCCAGTAAAAGAATGCTATCACCGGCTAACAGTTTGGACATCTACATGGAAAAACATCAAAAACGTGCCAAGGACGAAAACGGCGCCGTCTGCCTCACCGACGGCAGGTCGGTCAATTATCTGAATTCCACTCTATCCGAAGTGACCAGACAACGGAAACTGACGCTAGTTCGGCAGGTTTGCACAACCGAACCGGCGGATAGTCCCATTGAGACCGAGGCTCCTCCTTTGCCTGCCGTTAAAACCGACACAGAGAAGGATCTCGATGACGTGAAGCCGATGTCACCCGACAGTACCGGTCTGGAAAAAAACACGGTTATTCCCGAAGAGGCTCACCTTGTCCTGGTTCCCAGTCTGCCTGGTCGCCAGGTTGTTTCGATGCCTAGCAGTCACTCCCAGAAGCCTCAAAAAGTGGAAGAACTTCGGTGGAATCCCATCAAATCGCCCATAAGACCAGCGAGTTTCCACGGCGGCCAAGTGAAACTGGCCACATCTGTTTCTGTGGTTAACACCAAAGACAGCCACCGTCTGTCTTTCCCCAGCCTGAAGACAACCACCACTTTCACATGGTGCTTCCTGATGAAGAGGAAACAACTTCACACTTTGCAGACCGACCTGAAAACATCAGCATATGCCGCTTGGGCAGTCAACCCAAACAATCCCAACCCACTCAGGTTGCCCACCAAGGTGGTCATGTCTCTCCTGGACTCCAAACAGAGCTCCAAGAAAATCCACTACACCTCAGCTATAAAAACATCTGGAAAATCGGATATCTTGTCTTACTCCGGCAAGCTGAAAGATGTCATGCCACGG GTACCGGTGACTCAGAAGAGCAGATCCGTTGAAACCAGAAGTAAAACGGAAGCGCATTCCAGCAATGAGTCAGACAAAGAACCGACATCAAAAACCGAACCGAGACGGATCAAAATCTTTGACGGCGG ATACAAATCCAACGAAGAGTACGTGTACGTCCGTGGGCGAGGGCGCGGGAAATACATCTGTGAGGAATGCGGCATCCGTTGTAAGAAGCCCAGCATGTTGCGCAAACACATCCGCACCCACTCTGATGTTCGGCCGTATCACTGCACCCACTGCAACTTCTCCTTCAAGACCAAAG GAAATCTCACCAAGCATATGAAGTCCAAGGCGCATAGTAAGAAATGCATGGAGATGGGTGTGCCGGTTGGACTCAGTGAAGATCAAGATGCAGAGGATTCAG GCGACCGCAGTCAAGTGAGCAGCGTCGACCGGCAAGATTCCGACGGCGACGACTCCGACGTCCCCGACGAGGAAGAGAATGAagacgaggaagaggaagacAGCCAAGCGGAATCCGGCCTGTCCACCAACCCTTCCGTGTCCACCAGCCCGCAACATATCCCGTCCAAAGAGAGCGAGGTCCCTCCCAGTGCCCTCCTGGCTCAGATGTCAATCAGCTCCCTCGCTCCAGAATCCCTCACCTCAGACTCTGTCCTCATCATGAACCCTTTGCCGCTGAGTGCGCAGTACTCAATCTCGGGGTACTGCCCGAGCTCCACGCCGCTTTGTAGCTTTCTGCCGCCTGTCGTCACCAACGCCGAGTCCAATTGCTCCGACACGGAGTCGGTGCATATGATGAGCCCGGTGTCACCGTGCAGGCAGATGTCCATCGACTACCCTGACGTTGATGTTCCCCTAACCCCCCCAGTGACAGGGACGGGATTTAGACCGTGCCAG GAACTGTCTTCTGCTACTCATCCTTTGGTAAAAACCGAGAGTGGCATGCCAGTGGACCGAAGCACGCAGACGTCAACTTCACAAAGTCCGACGCACGCTCCCCTACAAGCCCCGAGACTGGAGACGCCAACCCACCTATTCAGTCATCTGCCTCTGCACTCCCAACAACCTTTTCGCTCCCCTTACAGTATGGTTCCAGTCGGAGGGATCCAACTGGTGCCTGCCGGACTGGCGGCTTACTCCACCTTTGTGCCAATTCAGGCCGGCCCCGTTCAGCTCACCATCCCGGCCGTGAGCGTCATCCACAGAAACACAAGTCCATCGACGGCTCCTAACTCTTCCCCCCGGCCGGAAGGCTTGCAGCCCCAGCCGCTTGTGATCCAGGAACCGATCGGCAACATGGTACCCTGCTTCCCCATCCGACAAGTGACTGACTTGCAGTGTCAGTCGGTTGGTTTGGAGACACTCAGCCTAATGGGCCTAACCAACACGGGGCTAGCGTCCAGCCAAATGCTTCCCCAGCAAGGGGTCGCCTTGCAGGTTCTGGCTGCAAGTCCCACCTCCCAAAGCAGCACCAGCACCCAGACGCACATACCGGGCCTCCAGATCGTTAACATCGCCCTGCCGGCCATCATTCCCACCCTAAGCCCGCTGCCATCCCGTAGTCCTCTACCTTGGTCGTCGGACAGGCAAGGGAGCCCCGACGGGCTCGGAACACAATCATCTCAAAGCCCCTCCTCGGCTCGCACCGCCACTCCCCAACCGGGTTCTTTCTCAGTCCGCTCCTCTCCAGAACTGAATTCGGGCAACGCTGCAGAGGTCACACAGACTTCAGAGAAGGTAGAAAGGGAGAAATCCTCACAGCAGCATGCAGCCCCACAAAGTCCAGCACACGGACTTGTGGGTGTGGCGACCCCCAAGCGCGGCGATGATGATGCACCTAAGAAAGGGACACTGGTGTCCAGCAGGCAGAAGATCATTGATGATGAGGTTTCCAGTGATGATGAAGACAGACTGGTTATCGCCACCTGA